One genomic window of bacterium includes the following:
- a CDS encoding type IV secretory system conjugative DNA transfer family protein: MTTVSSTSNSSAILYLVLLILLTLLVAIGIGLFMMFARRRREEQQLKRALNSVCYEVRLPKANDVDVHAAEQMFAALTSISSVPTKWHEKLFKTPNYVSFEIVGLPESIRFYVIVPKKISQLVEKQIHASYQEADVKEVDEYNIFHEDSVVEYAGLKLAEVSYKPIKVFSELHVDTMSAVTTAMSRMNEGEGVAVQILITPASKKWRKAGRSFIKSVRDSGSSEEGKKSKPRDDESVGSVEKKTLKVGFLVDIRVVAASKTIEVAKMHVENVLASFDPMELQGSNRFKKVKFKNEKQKKQFEEDFIYRNPRQTTTLNTEELATVFHFPNKNVQTPYIHWLLSKRAPASEEVPSGPPGVWLGNSIFRGSKKQVWIAPDDRRRHMYMVGKTGAGKSYAMQSMIIQDIKQGHGIAYLDPHGDAAEWVLERIPSERAEDVIYFNPADVERPLAFNIVEAYSEDDKHRVANSFIGLLYKMFDPNKQGIVGPRLERSVRNALLTVMSRPGGTLVEVARILYDYQFLKKMYLPYIQDPLVREYWEKEIAQTNEFHKSEVLGYIISKFDRFITNRMMRNILGQSVSSFDFRKVMDEQKILIVNLSKGLVGEENAQFLGLLLIPKILSAAMSRADMNESDRKDFYLYVDEFQNFASEEFAQILSEARKYRLNLIIGNQYIAQIDEKIKHAVFGNVGTMLSFKVGVEDASYLQNEFAPIFSQNDLINLENFNAYIKLLVNGEYPPPFSMSTFYDSVKPTIIAGTEYPVNERTFRNIKELSRLRYGRDRNAVDQEIQGRGRM, from the coding sequence ATGACAACAGTATCATCAACTTCAAATTCATCTGCCATATTATACTTAGTTTTATTGATATTACTTACTTTGCTTGTAGCTATTGGGATAGGATTATTTATGATGTTTGCACGAAGACGAAGAGAAGAACAACAATTGAAAAGAGCTTTGAATAGTGTTTGTTATGAAGTTAGGTTACCAAAAGCGAATGATGTTGATGTACACGCTGCAGAACAGATGTTTGCTGCACTTACATCTATTTCGTCCGTTCCTACGAAGTGGCACGAAAAATTATTCAAAACTCCAAACTATGTTTCTTTTGAGATAGTGGGACTTCCTGAGTCTATAAGATTTTATGTCATAGTTCCCAAAAAAATTTCCCAACTGGTTGAAAAACAAATACATGCAAGCTACCAGGAGGCAGATGTGAAAGAAGTAGATGAATACAATATATTTCATGAAGATTCAGTGGTTGAATATGCAGGCTTGAAGCTTGCTGAAGTTTCGTATAAACCTATAAAGGTATTTTCTGAATTGCATGTGGATACTATGTCAGCTGTAACAACTGCTATGAGTCGGATGAATGAAGGTGAAGGTGTTGCAGTGCAAATTTTGATAACCCCAGCTAGTAAAAAATGGCGAAAGGCAGGGAGATCATTTATCAAATCTGTACGAGATTCAGGCAGTTCCGAAGAGGGAAAGAAGTCAAAACCTAGAGATGATGAATCAGTAGGTAGCGTTGAGAAGAAAACTCTAAAAGTAGGTTTCTTGGTAGATATCAGGGTTGTAGCAGCTTCAAAAACTATTGAAGTCGCAAAAATGCATGTAGAAAATGTACTTGCCTCGTTTGATCCTATGGAACTTCAAGGTTCCAATAGATTCAAAAAGGTTAAATTTAAAAACGAAAAGCAAAAAAAACAATTTGAAGAAGATTTTATTTATAGAAATCCAAGACAAACAACTACTCTAAATACTGAAGAACTAGCAACAGTATTTCACTTTCCAAACAAGAATGTGCAAACACCTTATATACATTGGCTGTTAAGTAAAAGAGCACCTGCATCAGAAGAGGTGCCTTCTGGACCACCAGGTGTTTGGCTTGGAAATTCAATTTTTCGAGGTTCAAAAAAACAAGTTTGGATTGCACCTGATGATAGAAGGAGGCATATGTACATGGTTGGAAAAACTGGAGCTGGGAAATCATATGCTATGCAATCAATGATTATTCAAGATATCAAACAGGGGCACGGCATTGCGTATCTCGATCCTCATGGAGATGCTGCAGAATGGGTACTTGAAAGAATTCCATCTGAGAGGGCTGAAGATGTCATTTATTTCAATCCAGCTGATGTTGAGAGACCATTAGCATTCAATATCGTAGAAGCTTACTCTGAAGATGATAAACATCGTGTTGCAAATTCATTTATCGGTTTGCTTTACAAAATGTTTGACCCAAACAAGCAAGGTATAGTTGGACCTAGACTTGAAAGATCAGTTCGAAATGCATTACTTACAGTTATGTCAAGACCTGGAGGTACATTGGTTGAAGTTGCAAGAATTTTATATGACTATCAATTTTTGAAAAAAATGTACTTGCCATATATTCAAGATCCGCTAGTTAGAGAGTATTGGGAAAAAGAAATTGCTCAAACAAATGAATTTCATAAATCTGAAGTTTTAGGTTACATTATTTCTAAGTTTGATAGATTTATCACGAATAGGATGATGAGAAATATACTCGGTCAATCAGTATCTTCGTTTGACTTTAGAAAAGTAATGGATGAACAGAAAATTTTAATTGTAAATTTATCAAAAGGTTTAGTTGGTGAAGAAAATGCACAATTTTTGGGATTGTTATTGATTCCAAAGATATTGTCTGCTGCTATGAGTAGAGCTGATATGAATGAAAGTGACAGAAAGGATTTTTATCTTTATGTTGATGAGTTTCAAAATTTTGCTTCTGAAGAATTTGCCCAAATATTGTCTGAAGCAAGAAAATATAGATTAAATCTGATTATAGGGAATCAATATATAGCCCAAATTGATGAGAAAATCAAACATGCTGTATTTGGTAATGTTGGTACTATGCTGTCATTCAAAGTTGGAGTTGAAGATGCAAGTTATTTGCAAAATGAATTCGCACCTATATTTTCACAGAACGACTTGATAAACTTAGAAAACTTCAATGCTTATATCAAACTTCTCGTAAACGGTGAATATCCTCCGCCATTTTCAATGAGCACATTCTATGATTCAGTAAAGCCAACAATAATAGCTGGAACAGAGTACCCAGTCAATGAAAGGACATTTAGAAATATCAAAGAGTTGTCAAGACTCAGGTATGGAAGGGATAGAAATGCAGTTGATCAAGAGATACAGGGAAGAGGAAGAATGTAG
- a CDS encoding rod shape-determining protein: MSIFDKFKKQNIEPRRNSRSGNVLALDIGTEWVKALVFFKENGRVHTVGYGRSRQQAGAMKGGMITNIQNVKENCDLAIAEACKNLESKEYPESLYLGIAGEIVNGEVVYANYEREMPEQIITEEELHDIESKLREETSDSIKVEIGKKHGISHAEIVEVSSTRKDCYINGLRVSDLVGFKGKSVSFKIFFSFTQDQHIQSIRTIAEYLGLSIAKITVVPFAIANNYSGSERERFSGVFADIGAGTTDVAMVSNGSFVGVKMFALGGRAFTHRVQKLLNIDYLKAEKIKIRMSEDPKTDVIKLNDKQMIQRAFEKDARVLVSGIQVSLSDMDEVETYPTRIFLSGGGAKLSQIQESIRTFAWLNYLPFEKFPEPELIYPRDLRNLVDEMNLLTDIDDVSVSAIALESLLN; the protein is encoded by the coding sequence ATGTCAATTTTCGATAAATTCAAAAAACAAAATATTGAGCCAAGAAGAAATTCTAGATCGGGAAATGTTTTGGCACTTGATATTGGAACCGAGTGGGTAAAAGCATTGGTGTTTTTCAAAGAAAATGGAAGAGTACATACCGTAGGTTATGGTAGATCTCGACAACAAGCTGGTGCGATGAAGGGTGGAATGATTACAAATATACAAAATGTCAAGGAAAATTGTGACTTAGCGATCGCAGAAGCATGCAAAAATCTAGAATCCAAAGAGTATCCAGAAAGTTTGTATTTAGGAATAGCAGGAGAAATAGTTAATGGTGAAGTTGTTTATGCAAACTATGAAAGAGAAATGCCAGAGCAGATCATTACTGAAGAGGAACTTCACGATATTGAGTCCAAGCTAAGAGAGGAGACAAGTGATAGCATAAAAGTCGAAATTGGTAAAAAACATGGTATCTCACATGCAGAAATAGTTGAAGTTTCATCTACTAGGAAAGATTGTTATATAAATGGACTTAGAGTTAGTGATTTAGTTGGTTTCAAAGGAAAAAGTGTTTCATTTAAAATTTTCTTTTCGTTCACACAAGATCAGCATATCCAAAGTATCAGAACGATTGCAGAGTATCTTGGCCTTTCAATAGCCAAAATTACTGTTGTGCCATTTGCAATTGCAAATAACTATTCAGGTTCGGAAAGAGAGCGATTCTCGGGAGTTTTTGCTGATATAGGTGCAGGTACTACTGATGTTGCTATGGTTTCGAATGGTAGCTTTGTTGGAGTAAAAATGTTTGCTTTAGGAGGAAGAGCATTTACACACAGGGTGCAAAAATTATTAAATATTGATTATTTGAAGGCTGAAAAAATAAAAATTAGAATGTCTGAAGATCCAAAAACTGATGTCATAAAACTAAATGATAAGCAAATGATTCAAAGAGCTTTTGAAAAAGATGCTAGGGTTTTAGTTTCTGGGATTCAAGTGTCATTATCTGATATGGATGAAGTAGAAACGTATCCTACGAGAATTTTTCTTTCAGGTGGAGGTGCAAAGTTATCTCAAATTCAAGAAAGTATAAGAACTTTTGCTTGGCTAAACTATTTGCCTTTTGAGAAATTTCCGGAGCCAGAACTTATTTATCCTAGAGATTTGAGAAATTTGGTTGATGAAATGAATCTGCTTACAGATATTGATGATGTAAGTGTTTCTGCAATAGCACTTGAAAGTCTCCTAAATTAA